The DNA region TTATTCTGAGGTAAAATTTGCAGGCTAAATAGGTGATTATACTTACGTTATTTGATAAAAATTGTATAAGTTGTCGACTAAGGCATGATCTGCTAGCAGCTGACCTATTCCTCCTCTTGAGCTGTTGATCCTATCAACGTTAAAACGCAGATGAAAGCGGTAACGACtacaataattaatattaatgaataaacatTGCTGATGTCCGCGCAGTCGAGTGGGCTCTTTAAATTGTCGCGCTGTTGTGAAGACGCACGTCATGTGACGACACCATGGATGATGTAGTACGTCCGAGTTCCATTCACACTACCCACATACTATATAGAACGTATACTGTTCTAACGGTCGAGTAGTACGtttaaattcaaatgtagtacgcAGTATGTGATTTCGGACGTACCCATACTTTTTTTCCTTAGGGCATATTAGAAAGCAAATTAAGTAAATGTACGTCCGAATCTCGCGAGAATTAGAGTAATTTTCGCCTACTCTTTTATGAATACTGATCATTCAAACAAACTCATTTGCTCGCCTACTGCTTTTTTCCTACTATAATAGGGATGTATCCCATCTTGGAGGCAGCAACTGTCTGGAACGTAGATCTGCCTGCTCCGGGACTGCAGCCATCTCCCTCCTCTCGCCGCTTCTAACTCCAGTCCAGCGGGTGGCGCTAGAACACATACATTTGTTTGACAAACAACATTAAACCTCAGAGGAAGAAGACTAGGCTCACTCCGCTGTCTGTTGTTTTGTTGTGATGCTGGTTTAATACAAACGGCTAGACATgttaattctgtaaaaaaaaaaatactgtttttaaacGAGGTCAGTAAGTTAAATACCTTTAACTTTCTCGTCCTCCTCACAGTCTTGTCTAAGTTTTGAAACAACCATGAATATCTGGAGGAGTttatcatctgaactgagatctgctgctaTGAACATCGTGTTTGTtaaagaagagagagaagagaacacgagtgaaccagaaacctggagaataaaacacgaggaaccagaaacctgcacaataaaacacgaggaaccagaaacctggagaataaaactcgaggaaccagaaacctggaaagTAAAACAAGAGgagccagaaacctggagaataaaacaagaggagcCAGAAACTTTGataataaaacaagaggaaccagaaacctggagaataaaacaagaggagccagaaacctggagaataaaacacgaggaaccagaaacctggagaataaaacacgaggaaccagaaacctggagaataaatcATGAGGAACACGGAGGTTGGTCTTTACTCTTCATTtatctttaaatgctaatgagttcTGCTCGCGCTGGTATGCAGAAAGTTGTAAATCTTCAAGCAGTTTAAGATTTGTTGTAATAGGTTATCTTTTTTCAATAATGTGCATGTTAGATAATTGTGTAGTTGATCAAACATTTAATAGTTATCCTCACTGAAaagtttgatttttttaatgttcaaaaaaataataaaattaagctcAATGTACCACATTCATGGAAAGTTTCAGGGATGTATCATttataaacaacaataaaaaagcatcaaaaaatgtaaaaaaaattttactAAGAGACCCTTATGAATTATGATGAACCCTGAATCTTCATTAATAATGCTGAGTTATAAAGCTTTAAGGTGATTTCGATATAAATAACCCATGCTTACTTATATTTCAGAGGTGATTGAAGAAAACGAGGAGAAAGAAGAACTGAGTGAAGTTGAGGAGAAAAATCATGTCAAAACTGGAGAAAAACCCTCGAGTTGTTCTCACaacaaacagaaaaatgtaaagaaaataaaagcctataaatctttcacctgcactcagtgtggaatgAGTTTGACGAGCAAATATCATTTTTATgttcacatgagagttcatactggagagaaaccgcaCACATGTAATCAATGCGGGAAGAGTTTCTCAATATCATCACACCTTAAAGATCACATAAgcatccacactggagaaaaaccttataagtgttcacactgtggcaAGAGATTCAATCGGTCAGGACACCTTAAAAgacacgagaggatccacactggagagaaaccacacACTTGTGATCAatgcgggaagagtttcacactAAAAGGACACCTTAAAGTGCATATGACAGTTCATACTGGAGAAAAACCACACACTTGTGATCAGTGTGGGAACAGTTTCAAACGATCATCACAGCTTAAGCAACATATGAATTTCCACATTAGAGAGAAACTGTACACATGTGATCAATGCAGTAAAATGTATTTGAGGGCTCCAGACCTGAAGCAGCACATGAAAGTTCATACAAAGGTTAAGCCACATTCATGTAATTtttgtggaaagagtttttcatgTCTGCAAAGTCTGAAAGAACATCATAAAATACATACTAAACTAGAATACATGTGCTTTAAGTGTGAAAAGACTTATACTTCAGCGAGCACTTTAAAACTGCACCAGAGGATCCactctggagagaaaccttacaagtgttcacactgtgacaagagattcagtaaatcatcaagtctgaaaacacatgagaggctccacactggagagaaaccacacacttgtgatcagtgtgggaagagttACACACTAAAAGGACACCTTAAAGTGCATATGACAGTTCATACTGGAGAAAAACCACACACTTGTGATCAGTGTGGGAACAGTTTCAAACGATCATCACAGCTTAAGCAACATATGAATTTCCACATTAGAGAGAAACTGTAAACATGTGATCAATGCAGTAAAATGTATTTGAGGGCTCCAGACCTGAAGCAGCACATGAAAGTTCATGCAAAGGTTAAGCCACATTCGTGTAATTtttgtggaaagagtttttcatgTCTGCAAAGTCTGAAAGAACATCATAAAATACATACtatgtgacaagagattcagtgtgtcatcaagtctgaaaacacatgagaggatccacaatGGAGAGCAACCTTATCACTGCATTACATGTGGGAAGTGTTTCAATCATTCATCTGCTCTACTCAgacataataaaaacagtttcttacaaaaaaaaaaaaaacaatatcacaaAGTTTTATTCTTGTATATGTAATTtgctttcttttatatatatgtatatataattcttATGCTGTCATGTAGTTTGCAACTGTTGGTTTTTTGCTTCTCTTATAAGAAGGGATGGGTGTCTGAACCTGATATTAAACAAGGCTAAAATCTGATGTGTCTTGAGGACTTTATGGGTGCTGTGTGCATGGGTCTGTTAAGTCCACATGGCTGtagtaatacattattattatgtttattgacaccactgatctataacagaactggattgctcatggaGTCATTGAAGTGAAGcctcacatgtgttaattcatagttttgatgccttcagtgtgaatctacaattttcatagtcatgaaattaaagaaaactctttgaatgagaaggtgtgtccaaacttttggtctgtactgtagatagaggctcctgcaggagcggctactgctgcggcagtgaggaaatacatgaaaaggctcctgcgggagcagacattgctgtggcagtgaggaaatacgggaaaaggctcctgcgggagaaggcactgctgtggcagtggggaaataAAGATTGATGCTCCTGCATGAGCAGACACTGTTGTGGCAGTGGAAAAAatacagatagaggctcctgcaagAGCGGGCACTGCTGGGATGGCTGGAGTGAGGATGGGCTGTTATAGATGGATAAGGGGATGTTAAAGCTGAAGCAAATGTGAGGCTGCCTCCATTTGTAAACATGCCCACAACTCTTCCACTCCCTCATGCTACTAATAAACATTTTTCTGTTAAGCGGCCTCCATCCGCAATAACAGTAATAGTAAACGCTAGCGTGAGGCTGCATCCGCTAGCAGTGCAGGCCACACACAGGGTCTTCAGGATTCCCTTCCTGTGGAAGCAAGTTCGAAAATGCTTCTGCTTGAAAAACAGACCCTCACATCTCAGATTTTCCTCTTACTACTTACTCCTTTTTTTCCGACCCATCCACACcctgaacgagtcattatctgtttcggctcagtgttcatcttcagttctctcttcacagcagttcagtcagtgtactgtttcagtacatgaattactccgggttattggtttgtttgaactcagagggattgtcagccacatttaaaaaagttaactgcTTAAGCCATTTGTGGCTTAGTGCATATTGGAGACACGAAACGTTTAggtttagaacgattcaattggATTTGGTGATGTGGTTCAGAAAGATCTGgtaacatcgaatgattcgttcacaaaccggatatcacaaactgctttgttttgaactctctcacacaacagacacgtaagagaagacaatgctgaataaagtcatagtttttgctatttttggaccaaaatgtatttttgatgtttaaaaaaattctaactgaccatctgatgtcacatggactactttgatgtttttcttacctttctggacatggacagtagactgtacacacagctttaatggaaggactgagagctctcggactacaactatatctaaaatattttaaactgtgttccaaagataaatggaggtcttacgggtttggaacaacatgagggtaagttattaatgacataattttgctatttgggtgaactatccctttaacaaaatctTCATCAGACATAAGACGTGGGTTAAGGCCaggcatacactgtgcgattttTATCTGATTTTGAGCCGAATTCGGACTCGTGCGACTCTTTTTCAGGTCGGCCGATTTTCAGAATTGTCTTGCGTCGTTTGTTGTGCAGTGTTCGTGCAGTGTACAAGGGGAAACGAGAGTTAATTAACCTCTCCCGACCGGCAATCGGTTGGTCTGATGGATTTCTGACATGCCAGAAATTTTGGTCCCCTCTCGTGAGGTATCGCACTATTGAAGCAGGGCTAAGAACCGATTTTCAGCATTTCCCTCACTGCGCATGAGCGAAACCATAAATGAAACCATTGCGACATGGTGTGTAGTGTGGACTGAAATGATGGAGGGAAAACTTGTGGAGTTATGGCAGCAACATGTCAGCCTTTTCAACGTGTCATCGTCAACTTACCACGACAGGAATGCCAGAGAGAAAAGTTGGTAGGATATAGCTGCTGAGCTGCAGCTGCAGCTgcctgccttttttttttggatgtttcagcacacagaattgcGCATATCACCAAAGCAGTGCATTTATCCTgggaaagcatgtttattctgaaacagCCAAACATCCGGGTTCTGAGGTATCCTATGTGTTGATTCACCACGTATAGTTTAAGCAGTCAAATCGCAACTTGACGATCGGACCGTACAGTGAGCACGTAAAAATCATGAGCTTTGGCTTTACATCGCATGCGATCTACTCATACAGTGTGAGTTGGTACCTTGCCGAAATCGCACGGTGTATGCCCGGCTTAAGGCTCCAGTTGCGTTGTGGAGGTTCGTTATCTGGAAAGCAAAGCAACATTTTTACTGGGCTATGGTCAAAGATAACGATACCATCATATTCACTGGACCTCAACAGGAGGAGGAGTTTCTTGTCCAGTAAAAAGTAGTCTATCCTGCAATACGAATTATGCGCTGGAGAAAAGAAAGAATACTGTCTAGAAACCGGATTTCTATATCTCCATGCATCAATCACCCCGTACACTTGGAGAAAAGCGTTAATGGTCTCTGCTGATTTACTAAGTATTCTCGGTACAGCTCTAGAACGGTCCATTATGGGATCCAGAACACAGTTTAAATCTCCCCCGAGGACCAATTTGTGACTGTTTAGTTCTGGAAGGAATGAAAAAAAAGTCTagtattatcaaaaaaaaaaaattagaagaaaaagaaataaaagaaaaaattagtatTATCCCAGTTTGGCGCATAGACGCAGGCCAGTACTACtgctaaattaaataattgtccTTGAACAATAATAAAACGACCGTCTTTATCTTGGATCATATTTGTCTGTACAAATTGCACTTCCCTGTGGACGAGAATGGCCGCACCACGGCACTTAGCATTATATTTGGAGTGAAAAATCTGGGAAAAGCCCCCTCTCTTGAGTCTGGAGTGATCCTAATCAAGCAGGTGTGTCTCAGTCAAGAATGCTATGTCTGTTTCAGAGGTGTCAAGCAACGAAGTAtaaatactttgttacattacttaagtagaaattttgggtatctatactttactagAGTAATCATTTTTCAgctgactttttacttctactccttacattttcatgcaATTATCTGTACCTTCCACtccttaaatttaaaaaatagattAGTTACTGGTATTTAATTTCGGCttaccctattggtttgtacgctattggttttatttgtattaattcctcattgtcattaggatatgtccccaaaaccttcaaactggctgttattaagcctctcatcaaaaaaccacaacttgaccccaaagaactagttaattatagaccaatctcgaatctcccttttctgtccaagatactagaaaaggtggtatcctcacaattatattccttcttagagaaaaatggtatatgtgaggatttccattcaggatttagaccgtatcatagtactgagactgctctccttagagttacaaatgatctgctcttatcatctgatcgtgggtgtatctctctattagttttattggatcttagtgctgcgtttgacacaattgaccacaacattcttttgcatagacttgaacactttgttgccatcagtggaagtgcattagcatggtttaaatcgtacttatatgaccgccatcagttcgtagcagtgaatgaagatgtatcctattgatcacaagtgcagtgtggagtacctcaaggctcagtactagggccgctactcttcacgctttatatgttacccttgggagatatcatcaggaaacatggtgttagctttcactgttatgctgatgatactcagctctatatttcttcacagcccggtgaaacacaccaatttgaaaaactaatggattgcatagtcgatataaaaaactggatgacgagtaatttcttactgctaaattctgaaaaaacagaggtgttaattataggacctaaaaactctgcttgtaataacctagaacactgtctaagacttgatggttgctctgtcaattcttcgtcatcagttaggaacctaggtgtgctatttgatcgcaatctttccttagaaagccacgtttctagcatttgtaaaactgcatttttccatctcaaaaatatatctaaattacggcctatgctctcaatgtcaaatgcagaaatgttaatccatgcatttatgacctcaaggttagattattgtaatgctttattgggtggttgttctgcacgcttagtaaacaaactacagctagtccaaaatgcagcagcaagagttcttactagaaccaggaagtatgaccatattagcctggtcctgtcaacactgcactggctccctatcaagcatcgcatagattttaaaatattgcttattacttataaagccctgaatggtttagcacctcagtatttgaatgagctccttttacattacaatcctctacgtccgctacgttctcaaaactcaggcaatttgataatacctagaatatcaaaatcaactgcgggtg from Carassius carassius chromosome 1, fCarCar2.1, whole genome shotgun sequence includes:
- the LOC132095433 gene encoding zinc finger protein 664-like translates to MSSLRILHNLWINNVHFTCWWLDPDVASVYCTSHHAKSWRPSQLGKTCPHFLQVVQGRESDHPPQNTDDFPADSVHNVMHCRLWDVKVELRFSARPDPRAGPGRYFPPPSSGRALDKAQVIEENEEKEELSEVEEKNHVKTGEKPSSCSHNKQKNVKKIKAYKSFTCTQCGMSLTSKYHFYVHMRVHTGEKPHTCNQCGKSFSISSHLKDHISIHTGEKPYKCSHCGKRFNRSGHLKRHERIHTGEKPHTCDQCGKSFTLKGHLKVHMTVHTGEKPHTCDQCGNSFKRSSQLKQHMNFHIREKLYTCDQCSKMYLRAPDLKQHMKVHTKVKPHSCNFCGKSFSSSTLKLHQRIHSGEKPYKCSHCDKRFSKSSSLKTHERLHTGEKPHTCDQCGKSYTLKGHLKVHMTVHTGEKPHTCDQCGNSFKRSSQLKQHMNFHIREKL